The following are encoded in a window of Phaseolus vulgaris cultivar G19833 chromosome 3, P. vulgaris v2.0, whole genome shotgun sequence genomic DNA:
- the LOC137808040 gene encoding NAC domain-containing protein 7-like, with protein sequence MNTFSHVPPGFRFHPTDEELVGYYLRKKVASKRIDLDVIKDVDLYKIEPWDLQELCKIGTDEQSDWYFFSHKDKKYPTGTRTNRATKAGFWKATGRDKAIYSKHCLIGMRKTLVFYKGRAPNGQKSDWIMHEYRLETNENGTPPEEGWVVCRVFKKRMTTMQKVGEYDQSPCWYDEQVSFMQDFESPRRISQPYASYHQHHPCKPELMELQYNNIPHDAFLQLPQLESPKVTHSAASLSCSSVVPFGYESSNNKNNGSTLQFSSLTQEEQIQYCHQQSQNSLYCTNDNAVDQVTDWRVLDKFVASQLSHNQDVSKETSYSNAPIFHVAEQISVVANGSKKEQISQEYASTSTSSCQIDLWK encoded by the exons ATGAACACATTTTCGCATGTACCTCCAGGCTTTCGGTTTCATCCGACAGATGAAGAGCTCGTAGGTTACTACCTTAGGAAGAAGGTGGCGTCTAAAAGGATTGATCTAGATGTCATAAAAGATGTAGATCTCTATAAAATTGAACCATGGGATCTCCAAG AGTTATGCAAAATAGGAACAGATGAACAAAGTGACTGGTATTTCTTCAGTCATAAAGATAAGAAATACCCAACTGGAACTCGGACAAATAGAGCTACAAAAGCAGGATTCTGGAAAGCGACAGGAAGAGACAAGGCAATATACTCTAAGCATTGCCTGATTGGCATGAGAAAGACTCTTGTGTTTTACAAAGGAAGAGCCCCAAATGGACAGAAGTCTGATTGGATCATGCATGAGTACAGGCTAGAAACTAATGAAAATGGAACTCCTCCG GAAGAAGGCTGGGTTGTGTGTAGAGTGTTCAAGAAGCGAATGACTACAATGCAGAAAGTGGGAGAGTATGATCAGTCACCCTGTTGGTACGATGAGCAAGTTTCCTTCATGCAAGATTTTGAATCCCCCAGGCGCATTTCTCAGCCTTATGCATCATACCATCAGCACCATCCCTGCAAACCTGAGCTCATGGAATTGCAATACAACAACATACCCCACGATGCATTCCTCCAACTTCCACAACTTGAAAGCCCCAAAGTTACTCACTCAGCAGCCAGTTTGAGTTGCAGCTCAGTTGTCCCATTTGGTTATGAAAGCAGCAATAACAAAAACAATGGAAGCACCTTGCAGTTCTCATCACTCACTCAGGAAGAACAGATACAATACTGCCACCAACAAAGTCAAAATTCCCTCTATTGTACCAATGATAATGCGGTTGACCAAGTCACAGATTGGCGAGTACTTGACAAATTTGTTGCTTCTCAGCTCAGTCACAACCAAGATGTTTCCAAGGAGACCAGTTATTCCAATGCACCTATTTTCCACGTGGCTGAACAAATTTCTGTGGTAGCCAATGGATCCAAAAAGGAGCAAATTTCCCAGGAATATGCTTCAACATCTACCTCCAGTTGCCAGATTGACCTGTGGAAGTGa